The nucleotide sequence TTGCTGCTGACAAACTGCTCTCTTTGCAGGGAAAAAGAAAAGGGCCCGCAGGCCCTTTCCTGAACCGCAGCGGCAGCTAGATGTCGTAATACATGGCGAACTCCCAGGGATGGGGACGCAGATCCAGTGCCTGCACCTCGTTTTCCATCTTGTAGGCAATCCAGGTGTCGATCACGTCGGCAGTGAAGACATCCCCCTTGAGCAGATAGTCGTGGTCTGCTTCGAGAGCCTCGAGGGCCTCGCGCAAAGAGCCGGGGGTCTGGGGCACTTTGGCAAGCTCCTCGGGGGGCAGATCATAGATGTCCTTGTCTAGGGGTTCCCCGGGGTGGATCTTGTTCTGGATGCCGTCGATGGCAGCCATCAACATGGCTGAGAAGGCCAGATACGGATTGCAGCTGGGATCTGGACAGCGAAACTCCACTCTCTTGGCCTTGGCAGAGGGAGAATACATGGGAATGCGCACTGCGGCGCTGCGGTTGCGGCTGGAGTAGGCCAGGTTCACCGGGGCCTCGAAGCCCGGCACCAGCCTCTTGTAGCTGTTGGTGGTGGGGCTGGTAAAGGCCAGCAGGGAAGGCGTATGCTTCAACAGACCACCGATTACATAGAGAGCCGTGTCAGAGAGGCCGGCATAGCCGTCGCCGGCAAAGAGATTCTGGTTGTCTTTCCACAGAGAAACGTGCACGTGCATGCCGGTGCCATTGTCGTTGAACAGGGGCTTGGGCATGAAGGTGACGGTTTTGTTGTACTTTCTGGCAGTGTTCTTGATCACGTATTTGTACTTCAGCAGGTTGTCAGCCATCTCCACCAGTGGACCGAAGCGCATGTCTATTTCGGCCTGGCCAGCAGTGGCTACCTCGTGGTGCTGGGCTTCCACCTGGATGCCGATGTTTTCCAGGGTCAGGAGCATTTCACTGCGGATATCCTGCAGACTGTCAGTAGGAGGCACCGGGAAGTAGCCTTCTTTGTAGCGGGGCTTGTAGCCGAGGTTGGGGTTTTCGATTCGTCCTGAGTTCCACCTGCCTTCCACGGAGTCGATGTGATAGTAGCCCTCGTGCTCATTCTGGTCGAAGCGGATGTCGTCGAAAATGAAAAATTCTGCTTCAGGGCCGAAATAGGCGGTGTCAGCGATGCCTGTGCCCTTCAGGTATTTTACTGCCTTGCGGGCAATATTGCGGGGGTCGCGGGTGTAGTCTTCGCCAGTGATGGGATCACAGATGTTGCAGATGAGCACCAGGGTTTTGGCAGCAAAGAACGGGTCGATGAAAGCGGTCTCGGGCACGGGTTTGACCAGCATGTCAGATTCATTGATGGCCTGCCAGCCCCTGATGCTGGAGCCGTCGAAGCCGAGCCCTGCTTCAAAAGTGTCCACCTCGATCTCCCTGGGCGGCACCGAGAAATGCTGCCACAGTCCGGGAAAGTCCATGAAACGCAGATCTACAATCTCGATCTTTTCTTTTTCCATCAGGGCCAGGACATCCTGGGGTGTCTGGGGTCTAGTCATTTCTTGATCTCCTCCTTTTTGCTGATTTTATGCAGGTAATTGCCGGGCCTCTCCTGGATCGCTCTTTACGGTGCAGGGAGCGGCACAGTAGCTGTTTTGCTTTCGTCTACAACCGCATGTTGCCCTGTTTCCGCAAGAGCTGTGCCAGCTGGCCCGGCCTGGCCGAATTGATTTAACTGTTTGTAATTCAACAGGTTATGAATTACACCCCTAGATAAAAAAAGACATTTTTGTAAAAAATGATGCTTATAAGTAACAATTTTGTAGTATCATTTGCAGCCAGCCAGAGTGTTCGCCATATTGCCGCCACATGTGCGAAAAGATGCGCTCCTGGCAGGGATGCAATTGTCAGGCGGGTTTGTCGCGCAACACCGCGGCTATGGTCCGCTTGATGCGCGCCACCTGTTCCGGGCTGTCCACTTTCTGACCCAGTAGATCACGCACGTAGAAGATGTCCACAACCTGGTCCACCTTGGTGGCAATCTTGGCAACCCAGATATCCAGTTCCAGGCGGGATATGGTGGAGGTGATCTTGTAGAGCAGACCAGGGAAGTCGTGAGTGTACACTTCAATGATGGTGAAGAAATCCGAGGAGGTATTGTCAACCACAATTTCATCGGCGCGAACCGTAGTTTTGCTGAGGGCGTATCTGCAGGTGCGCATCTTGTCCCGCAGGGCAGCATCGAGGTCGAGCTCTTGCTGCAGCACAGAGAACAGGTTGTCCCTGACTCTGTCCCAGGCTTCCTCCTCGTGCAGACTGTCCGGCGGCGCTGTGACCTCGAAGATATCCAGAGCGATCTGATTGCGCCAGGTGTAGATCTGGGCGCTCAATATGTTGAGGTTGTTGAGGGTCAGCACCCCCGAGATCTTGGCGAACAGTCCAGGATGATCTTTGGCGCAGAAGACCAGAGTACGGTATCTTCTGTTCAGCGGCGGCTGAACTTCCAGGACAAAGGGCAGGTTGCCGAGCCTTTCATAAAGAGCGATGTGCCGCAGGATCTCAGTGGCGGGTACGGCCAGCAGGTACCGGGGAGACATCTGCTCGAAAAGCTGGGCAACCTGCTGCCTCGTTGCAGTTTTGCTGCGCTGCAGCACCTGCCGTTGTTTGGCTGCCACTACTTTGACGGAGCTCGGGCTTGCCAGCTCGCCGCCAGAGATGATGTGGCGGAGCTTGAAGAACAGTTCTTTCAGCAGCACAGCTATCCAGTCGTTCCAGGCTTTTGGTCCGGTCGCCATGCAGTCAGCCACGGTGAGGAGATAGAGCATTCTGAGATGTTCAAGATCGGCAACTGTGCGGGCGCACTGCACAATGACCTTCTCATCGTTGAGATCGCGCTGCGTGGCAGTCCTGACCAGCAGAAGATGGTACTGCACCAGAAAAGAGATGGTTTCGATGTCCTCCCTGGCAAAACCCATGCGGCTGAACACGGTTCGAACCATGGCTGCGCCGCGGCTGGCATGATCTTTTCCCTGGGCTCCCTTGCCCACATCGTGGAAGAGGGCTGCCCAGAGGAGAAGCTCTGGCTTTTCTACTTCGTCAATCAGCTGGGTGCAGAGGAGATCCTCGGTGTCATCACTGTTGCTGCCGAACCGTTTGACGGTCTGCACCGTTCGCAGCGAGTGCTTGTCTACCGGATACAGGTGATACTCATCATACTGAATACGGTTGATCAACGGCCGCAGTTCTGGAATCAGGGTGGGCAGCAAGCCGGTAGTGAACAGGTCGTCCAGGACGTCTACCTGCTCACCGGGTGCCATGAGCAAGCGGCGCAGCATGTGTACGGTCTGGGGTGAGGATCTGAAGTTATCGTCAATCAAATAGAGGAATTCCTGCACCAGTCGTTTTGCCTCCATGCTGAGCGGCAGCTGAAATCTGGAGCTTCTTTCAAAAATTCGCAGCAGAAGCTGAGGCCTGGATGGAATGTTCTCGGGCGCTGCAAAGGTCAGGGTGTTGCTCTGCCGCAGCCACTCGATGCCGCTGCCTCTGAGCCGCCGTCTAATTCCTGCCAGACGCACCTTGCGTTTCGGCGGCACTGCTTTGTCCAAGAAGCTGAGATGCAGTTGCTTCACACACTCCATGTGGCCGTGCAGGATGCCGAGAAAGCGCTCCACTGGCCTCTGTCCCCGGTGTTCCTCGAATCCCATGGATTCAGCCAGGGGAATCTGATAGTCGAAATAGAGTTGATCGCATCTTCTGCCAGTAATGTAGTGCAGCCAGTTGCGCACCGTCCAGATGAAGGAGAGAGCCTCGCCCAGGGCCAGGTACTCGGAATGGGAAAGGTGCCCCTGGTATTCCAGGTCCCGTGGCTGCTGCAGGTCATATTTCGCCCAGCCTAGCCAGAGCATGGTGTGATAGTCCCGGAGACCGCCCACGCCCTCCTTGAGATTGGGCTCCAGCAAGTAGGTGGAGTCCCCGTAGCGGAGGTGGCGCTGCAGGTTGCTCCGGGCAAGCCAGCGCACCAGAGCGTCGCGGTTGCGGCCCAGTAGCCTGGTTCGCAGACCTTGTCTGAGATCGGAATATAGAGAAGAGATGCCGCAAAGGAAGCGGGCGTCGATCAGGGCCGTGAGCACCTCCAGATCCTCTGCTGCCAGGCTGAGACATTCCTTCAGGGAGCGGCTGGCATGGCCAACCTCCAGACCCAGGTCCCAGAGGGGATAGAGGATTTCCTGGACGAGATCCTTTGCTTCCGGAGGCACCTTCCTGTGGAACAGCAGCAAGACGTCCACGTCCGAATGGAGACATTGCTCCCGGCGGCCGTAACCTCCAAGGGCGACAATGGCATAGGGATTCCTGTCGATCTGCATGCGAGGGCCTATGGCACTGGAGGCAAACCTGTCGCGAAAGTAGTCGTCCAGAATCTCTGCATGGCGGCGCAGCAGGGCAGTGCCGTTGCTGCGGCCGAGATCCTGCAGCAGCTCCTGCTTCTGGCGGTTGAGATTCAGGATAGCTGATCCTGTCTGCTGTTTATGGATGGCTGTGCTCTTCATGAGAAGTGACAAATTATCTCTATATGGCGTCCTTGCCCTGCTCTCCCGTCCTGATTCTGATCACCTCGTTGAGGTCGCTGACGAAGATCTTGCCGTCACCGATCTGGCCGGTCTTGGCTTTCTGCTCGATCACCTGAATTACCCGGGGGGCGAGCTCGGCAGCCACTACCACTTCCAGTTTGACCTTGGGCACGAAATCCACCCGGTATTCGGCTCCCCGGTACACCTCGGTGTGACCCTTCTGCCGACCGAAGCCTTTGACTTCTGTAACAGTCATTCCCTGCACGCCGATCTCTGTAAGACCCTCTTTCACTTCGTCCAGCTTGAACGGTTTTATGATCGCTTCAATCTTTCTCATACGCATCTCCTCTGCTAGATATTGTAGGCTGTCTCGCTGTGTTGGCTCACATCGAGACCCCGCACCTCGTCTTCATCGGCAACCTTGAGCCCCAGCAGCACATCGAGGAACTTGAATATGACTAGGGTCATGACAAAGGCATAGACAATGGTCGCCGCCACAGAGATAAGCTGCGTCCACAGCTGTGCCGGATTGCCGAAGAACAGGCCGTCAGCCCCGTGCGGATTTACTGCAGTGCTGGCGAACAGACCAGTGGCCAGCGCACCCCAGGTGCCGCCCAGACCATGAATGCCCACCACGTCAAGAGAGTCATCATAACCCAGTCTTGCCTTGCCCAGAACACCCTCATAACAGATTGCTCCTGCCAGGGCGCCGATAATGAGGGCGGCAACCGGGCTGACAAAA is from Deltaproteobacteria bacterium and encodes:
- the glnA gene encoding type I glutamate--ammonia ligase is translated as MTRPQTPQDVLALMEKEKIEIVDLRFMDFPGLWQHFSVPPREIEVDTFEAGLGFDGSSIRGWQAINESDMLVKPVPETAFIDPFFAAKTLVLICNICDPITGEDYTRDPRNIARKAVKYLKGTGIADTAYFGPEAEFFIFDDIRFDQNEHEGYYHIDSVEGRWNSGRIENPNLGYKPRYKEGYFPVPPTDSLQDIRSEMLLTLENIGIQVEAQHHEVATAGQAEIDMRFGPLVEMADNLLKYKYVIKNTARKYNKTVTFMPKPLFNDNGTGMHVHVSLWKDNQNLFAGDGYAGLSDTALYVIGGLLKHTPSLLAFTSPTTNSYKRLVPGFEAPVNLAYSSRNRSAAVRIPMYSPSAKAKRVEFRCPDPSCNPYLAFSAMLMAAIDGIQNKIHPGEPLDKDIYDLPPEELAKVPQTPGSLREALEALEADHDYLLKGDVFTADVIDTWIAYKMENEVQALDLRPHPWEFAMYYDI
- the glnD gene encoding [protein-PII] uridylyltransferase — encoded protein: MSLLMKSTAIHKQQTGSAILNLNRQKQELLQDLGRSNGTALLRRHAEILDDYFRDRFASSAIGPRMQIDRNPYAIVALGGYGRREQCLHSDVDVLLLFHRKVPPEAKDLVQEILYPLWDLGLEVGHASRSLKECLSLAAEDLEVLTALIDARFLCGISSLYSDLRQGLRTRLLGRNRDALVRWLARSNLQRHLRYGDSTYLLEPNLKEGVGGLRDYHTMLWLGWAKYDLQQPRDLEYQGHLSHSEYLALGEALSFIWTVRNWLHYITGRRCDQLYFDYQIPLAESMGFEEHRGQRPVERFLGILHGHMECVKQLHLSFLDKAVPPKRKVRLAGIRRRLRGSGIEWLRQSNTLTFAAPENIPSRPQLLLRIFERSSRFQLPLSMEAKRLVQEFLYLIDDNFRSSPQTVHMLRRLLMAPGEQVDVLDDLFTTGLLPTLIPELRPLINRIQYDEYHLYPVDKHSLRTVQTVKRFGSNSDDTEDLLCTQLIDEVEKPELLLWAALFHDVGKGAQGKDHASRGAAMVRTVFSRMGFAREDIETISFLVQYHLLLVRTATQRDLNDEKVIVQCARTVADLEHLRMLYLLTVADCMATGPKAWNDWIAVLLKELFFKLRHIISGGELASPSSVKVVAAKQRQVLQRSKTATRQQVAQLFEQMSPRYLLAVPATEILRHIALYERLGNLPFVLEVQPPLNRRYRTLVFCAKDHPGLFAKISGVLTLNNLNILSAQIYTWRNQIALDIFEVTAPPDSLHEEEAWDRVRDNLFSVLQQELDLDAALRDKMRTCRYALSKTTVRADEIVVDNTSSDFFTIIEVYTHDFPGLLYKITSTISRLELDIWVAKIATKVDQVVDIFYVRDLLGQKVDSPEQVARIKRTIAAVLRDKPA
- a CDS encoding P-II family nitrogen regulator — translated: MRKIEAIIKPFKLDEVKEGLTEIGVQGMTVTEVKGFGRQKGHTEVYRGAEYRVDFVPKVKLEVVVAAELAPRVIQVIEQKAKTGQIGDGKIFVSDLNEVIRIRTGEQGKDAI